ATAcgtttaatttactttttatgttacgctacagtatcgctacattATTTTTACACCGTTCATCCAAACTCACTGCTCTAATATCCAAATGCCGTTATAAATAATAGCCACTCGCTTCGCTCCTCTTCGAGCCTCCCCTCGCTACTTCCCTCCTAATTTTCAGGAAAATATCGTCGCCGTGATCCAAAACTCAGCCCACCGTCTCCGACAGTGTCAACCCGTAACCCAATCTCTCAAATATGGATCGACCCAGATTCGTAATCGACGCCGTCGAAGCCGAGCAAATGGCCAAACAATCAGGCAAGACGGTGCTCCAACTCCTTCCTTCTTTGGTCAAATCAGCCCAGTCCGTAGCCCGCCCGCCGATCTCGAAGTACCACGTCGGGGCAGTCGGGATCGGGTCATCCGGTCGGATCTTTTTCGGAGCCAATTTAGAATTCCCGGGCTTGCCCCTCAACCATTCCGTCCACGCTGAGCAGTTCCTTATCACCAACCTTTCCCTCAATGCAGAGCTGCGTCTTAAATACATCGCCGTCTCCGCCGCTCCTTGCGGCCATTGCCGCCAGTTTTTCCAAGAGCTCCGCGGTGCTCCCGATGTCAAGATGCTCATAACTTCCTCCGATGatgaaaaggaaaacaaaataagcAACACTTGTAATGATAAAGACCAAGAATTTACCCCTTTGTCTCATTTTTTACCTCACAGGTTCGGCCCCGATGATTTGCTAGGAAAAGATGCTCCTCTCCTCCTCGAGCCTCGCCGGAACGGCTTGTCGTTTACCTCCGACGGCTGCGAGAACGACGAGTTAAAACACGCGGCTCTCGATGCCGCGAACATGTCGTACGCACCTTACAGCGGGTGTCCATCCGGAGTGGCGTTGATAGACGTTGAAGGGAAGATATACAAAGGGTCTTACATGGAATCCGCCGCTTACAACCCGAGTCTACCGCCGGTTCAGGCGGCAATAGTCGCTTATGTAGCCAGCGGCGGCGGAGGAGGGTACGAGAGGATCGTCAGAGCAGTTTTGGTGGAAAAATCCGACGCCGTTATCAAACAGGAACACACTGCAAGGCTACTTTTACAGTGCATTTCACCAAAATGTGAAGTCAAGGTGTTTTCAGTGTAAAAAACTGTGAGTatttagcttcaatttcttgcttatttatgaatttaaaatgatgaaatcatgGTGAAAAATGGTATCTAtggattaaatgatgaaaacCCAGAATGAACATGTAAATCACCAGGTGAATAATTGTGATGATTTGTTATCTTTTGCAgcttgaaatatattttgtCCTGTGTTTTTGTTCTTTGTCTCTGTTCTTTAATGGATGAATGGACTCCTTTTAGATGTGATGCTGAGAAACTGTTGGATTGATTGATTGATGAAAAAAGGTATACCAAAAAAGAGGCAGACATGAGATTCCCAGTTCCACTTTTGAACTTGGTCcatttttttagcttttgctTTGAGTTGGTGGATGGTGGATCCCTGTTGTTATTGAATTGCTGCCATCAAAAGCCATTAAGCGCTCTCTCATTACAACAGACCATATGAATTGGTACTATAGATTTGACTCTGGTAATCTTATCCCTCTCTTCGTAAATTGTTAAATCTTTTAGATTAGACATAAACAAAACGAGTCGACTGACTGAGTCACCATGGTCTCGAAAAACTCGAGTCATCAATGGTATGAGAAACATGAGTCCTTATAGACTTGAGAAAACCTCCATCAAGAGAGGAGCTGAGGGACAAAACCTccagttaaatttattattccGAGAAATCATGGCCCTCCTATGtccgaaaaaagaaaaaggaggctGATGGAGGAGAAGGAAGTGGTGGTGATGGCGGAGATGAgggaaaagatgaaagaaagagGAAGCGGAAAACGAAGAAGGAAGAGCAATGATGTTTGAACCagttttttaaaatgaaattttaatcgAATGGTTCAACTAGTAAAATTCAATACAGTAATAAATAagtgaatttaatattttttttcttttaaaaaaatgaactcaaataatttgtaatcaTTTTAAGGCTGAAAAAAGGATGGAAATTGATCGATCTTATCCACCAAAAGTGTCGACTCCATTATTTGGCTTTATCAAAATATTGTGGCTTTtacttaaaaggaaaaaaaaaggaaaaaagtacAAAATGTATGCccaattatttttagtttttttaaatttatataatgagtcttttaccaaaatattacaaaataaaaaataaaaaaataccaaaataatatacaaaaaagtttatttatcaaaataatacaaaaaaaaaaacaaaacagctGAATGGAGGGCCTGCCATAGACGACACGAATGGTGCCTGTGGCAGAGGCGGCACCAACATGTTCGTATTTCAGCCATTTGTTCGTgtttttttcgaattttattactttaaaaaaatatactttttttaatttattattttacattattttagtacattatgcttgaaatgtattcatttagtgtgtttttattgAAAGTGATAAAATCTCgtaaaaaatacgaacaaagggttgaaataaatgttttttaatttatttaaaaacacactaaatgaatacatttcaaacataatgtactaaaataatgtaaaataataaaattataaaatagtatattttttaaaataataaaatcaaggaaaaataaaaaaagcgaaataagggttttttaatttatttaaaaacataaatcaatatatttcaaacataatatactaaaagaatgtaaaataataaaatatgaaaataatatattttattgaaaataataaaattagaaaaatacgaacaaagaaatttgaaataagagtttttaatttatttaaaaacgcactaaatgaatacatttcaaacataatgtactaaaataatgtaaaataataaaataataaaatattatattttttaaatgtattcatttagtgtgtttttaaataaatttaaaaatccttATTTCTACtgtttgttcgtattttttccaaattttattactttcaataaaaatatgttattttcgtattttattattttacattattttaatacattatgtttgaaatgtattaattcttgtgtttttaaataaatttaaaaaacccttatttcacccttttttctcgattttattactttcaataaaaatatactattttataattttattttttacattattttagtacattatgtttgaaatgtattcatttagtgtgtgttttaaataaattaaaaaacccttatttcgccttttgttcgtattttttcggattttattactttcaataaaatatactattttcgtattttattattttacattattttagtacattatgtttgaaatgtattaatttactgtgtttttaaataaatttaaaaaacccttatttcgaccatttgttcgtattttttcctggattttattactttaaaaatatatactattttctaattttattattttacattattttagtacattatgtttgaaatgtattcatttagtgtgtttttaaataaatttaagaaaaacctTATTTCgtccctttgttcgtattttttttccggattttattactttcaataaaactcacactaaatgaatacatttcaagcataatgtactaaaataatgtaaaataataaattaaaaaatagtatattttttaaaagtaataaaattcgggaaaaaaatacaaacaaaggGCTGAAATACGAACATGTTGGTGCCTCATCTGTCACAGGCACCATTGGTGCTGCCTCTGCCAcaggcaccattggtgccgcctgtggcaggCCCTCCATTCAGctgttttgtttattattattattattattttagtaaataaatttttttgtatattattttagtattttttttatttttttgtaatattttggtaaaagacccttatataattattcaaaggGTTAAAGTGAATTACTGTCGTCTGGATTcagtttagaaattattgaaattcatttcttttataaaacaacaatcattattataaaagatatataattaatgagATTTAAACCTACTAATATATCGAGACATAAATGTTCGAAGTTAAAGGCTTAAAATAGGGAGATATGACTAGAGATATAatcatgtattttaatattttgaccCATAAATCATAAACTGTTTATGTCTTTGATTATCTATAACTCGAAACGTCACAATTTGGCCCATTTGAGTTCGATTAACACTTGTAACATCCTTTAATTAACCGATATCTTGTTTAATGTGCTTTAACCTTTGAATTTCATAAAGTTGCACGCATATATGCTCGTTCTGAGTAGTTTTGAAATAGGTATAGTGCTTTGCATCTTGTCATCTTTCTAGTCGAGTTTAAATGTTatcttaattttatcatttcaactaaaacctcatttatttttcacatcaatttctataaatatgtttattgcACAATCAACGAACagagccaaaaaaaaaaatttagggctgaaattaaattgtaaaatgctATTTCACCagtttaatagtttatatttttataatttttaaaggattaaatcaaaatttccttaTTTTGGACCAAAGTATTttcctttactaatttaaaattttaaaaattttaaaagacctaaataaaaatttttccgaccataatcttatttttttattttttatttgataatgctATGGAGAATAGTTAGTCAAATTTAAAATTGCTTAAATATCTATAAATTGACTATGTCTTATATcattattactataaaatatgTTAGGTATTAATCCTAAATTGACATTGCAGCTTGTAGTTTCCTTCTGTATTTTAGAATCAAAGGCTTAGTCTAAGTGCAATGAATGTAAAAAGATGGTCAAAAAGAGTTAAATATGCTTGTCGTTATGATTTCAATCTACAACTCATGATGTATATCTTCATTTCTTTAtatttcttaaaagtatttgtagttgaatataaatataatatatatgtgtgtgtaaattattattttcattttaaataaatatttatatttgatatttaatttaaaattcaagtaacATAAGTGCTCAGGTTAAGTCTTATAATGTGTATAAATTCTCTTTTCAgatttattttgagtataattACTCAAACATGTGTGTGTTTGTCGATACTAAAAATCAACAAGAGAAGAGGTTGACAAAGGTACAAGGTAGTTCACTATTCATCTTGGGAGGGCAGAGAGTCATCGTAGATGGAGAAGTAACGAAGGAGGAGGAAGAGGGGAAAATGAAAGAGAGGAGTCAAGAGAGTGGGAAttgtttattttgtctttaCTTTTTACTAAGGGGAGAAAGTTGTTATATGAAAGGTATGTGATGCCATGTGTAAGCATCTTATTGACAAACGCGTCACGTCCTTGTCTCTTTAAAGAGGTGGCAATGTGACACTATAAATCGGTAATGTGATAATGTAGGATGatttaaaaagtaaagattATCTCTTCGTGATTGAAGGGCTCAAAATGTTGTATGCCAATTGATTTCATTTTTGGCGAAAATAATTGATGCTAAAATTACACTTAATTAAGCGGTATTTAAGAATGATGTGCGAATGTGGTATAACAATGTCtatataatttaagaaatacCACTTTTAAATAAGAAAGTAAAGAAGTGATGAAGTTGAAAACTTGAAAGcaaaattatctttatttttgcCTTTAATATAAAGTTATAAACATGAATGATTGGTCTCATAAGGAGTTATCCAACAGGAAGtgattgatttttattgttaacaatcattcaatcattttaattagttacaatcagattaatttaaatttaaatataatttaatcgatttaatccaatcaaatataaattaacttaaactCGAATCGatcaaaacccaaattaatATGAATCAGTAATGACTTAATTTGAAAACCAATTCTTAAATCGAATGACCCaaacttaaaatgatataaaatagtCTAAAAATCCAAACTcgaaataacttaaaatttactCTAACTACCCAATTGATGGGTAtccattcaatattttaaaaacaaaattttaatagagaGGAAGATGGTATATGATGATAcatattaaacttaatcaacAAAGAAATGACTTAATTCTTTCCATTCATAGTATATgattataaaattgaaacaacAACAATGGAGGCATTCAAGAGGAAACAACATTCTTCAATGCCGTAAGCAGCGGCGGCCACGGTGAATGGTCAGTCCATTAACATTGCGATGCATTATTGATGTCCTTTTCATCTCCGACGAACAAATCATCGGTAGTTCTAAAGAATCCGTGTGCCAAAACGACCGTCAATCCGAATGTAATGCCGCTCATGATATTACTCATCACATCAGTCAAGAAAAACACGGCGATGGTAAACAATGTCAAGACCGTTATGATCATGTTACGGTCGACGACAAAGCCGTAAATCGATAAAGGGTTGTCGCGTAAAAAGTATTGTAAAAACCACGCGATCATTATAACGACAATGATGACCAATGAGGTTGGGTGGAAAAACAAAGtgaggaggaggagaaaaagCACGACAATCACATAATTCGTCTTGAAAAACACGATATTTGTTCTAATTCTCCCGACCGCTTCGTTTACATTCGGGGGTAAGTTTAATGCTCGAATATTGATCATGTCTTCCCATTTTCTTCGTGAGCCGAGGCTTGATCCGAGAAATTCTCGTGCTTGAACAATTAAGCTCAATGACTGTTGTGGTAACTCGGTCGGAATGGTTCCATATGTtgtcatttctttttaattttaatttttgatatgcAAAGAGTTTTTGGCCTTGAGGGCTAAATGTCAAAgaaggaagaaagatggaagaaaataaacaaaaataaagggAACAAATTGGTTTGTTGTTAATTGCTAACTTTGAGGTCAAGTTTTGATggaagaaataaacaaaattttgttgtttaattttgtgGTTTAAAGTTAACCCACGTTGGTTAAGTGTTTAGGTGAATTCGTTACATAAATTAGTTCAAGATCTTATCTTATTcgtgtaattatttttaaatgatgagatcaaataaatttaaagtttgaatttCGATATTTATAACATGTTCTTATTAGAATTGAATCCAATTCAATTTgactttaaaagaaatttataatgaaacccattattttcaaaatcggaTAAGATCAGTTGGTTAAATCGAGAATCGATACTAGTTCAGAATAAGAGGTTAGATTGGTTGATCTATGAACCGATTGAACCAATCAAACTGACGATTAAATCAGTTGAActgattttttctttattttttataaagtttacCCGTGTTGCGTTTCCTGATTacttttggatttctttttgTGAAATCGGGCGATTGGATCAACTTGAAGATCACACTATTCGACTATCTtttgatatatattaaaattaatatattttagttttatggCGTATAATAGGACTAtcttgtaattatatataaatatttattataagtGACATGTTTTAGCTTGTATATAAGTGTATGTTTGTGGTTGATAATGTGATTCATCATGGATTAGTATATGATGATATAATGGTTTGGacttgtattgggaagatataAGTATAGTAGATAGAATGGTTGAGTGTTAAAGGTATATTTGGTTATTAGATGTTTGGTTAATGgttaatgaatatgaaatggtactttgattgttgattttgaaaagttttagtTAGATTAAGTGAATTGGTATATGTTGCTAAATgacaaaaactaaaactaaaataagtactttggaaaataataaaataaataatacattaaatttaaaaaataaatgtaattatctaaaaatttaactcCGTAAAAAATTTCTCATAAACAAAGGTATGAAAGATTGAAaccttttgaaagaaaagaaaggttaaaaccttgaatttgtttattaaatcattagaaaaaaacagtttgaaaaaaaaaatcaaaggttGATGATAAAAAAGGctcaaaatacaattaaaaccattttgacaaaacaaacaaacgttagtggccaaatttatctttaagccttttaaatttattgtttacttataAATATTGATGTGAGCTTATATTCTGAATAGAATACTCACTGAAGCAGCTGcgtataattttgtttttgtgtttgatttaTTCTTAATAGTCTGGCATATcttgatttattaaattttattttagatattatttgatgattttaacGATTTTTGCTTTGTAaccaaaacaaactaaaagGCAAAGCTCGATATGGCAAGTTAGCAACCATATGCAAAAGATTAGTAGGTCAAGACTCGCGTAACGGAACTTGTGCGTGGTGTCAAATTAGCAATGACTCCCTCGGGTTGACGTGCATAGAGAAGcctgttgaaaaaaaaatagagtttttggaagctttgaggcatattctcaattAGTAAAAGTGgatatttgaataataaaattatagctTTATATTCTATCCCATGAGACCTTTTATGTTGAGGAAAATGGACAGCATAGTCTCACATTAGTTAGATATCAAGTGtggaatatgtttatatatatgaatcaaCTTGGTGGTTATTGAACTTGTTTTCGGgccgggcctaaaattttggttgggtCTAACCCGACCCATGTACACCTCTAGTTAACACTGCATGTATAtctttttggataaaattttttattattttcaaaaaaaatttaacagtttTATTTTTCCAGTTTATTGTTCCAAAAAATTGGTATTTTTTTACTATTGGGCACGAAAATAGTGGAGTTGTTTCAAATAGTTcttgcattttttttacttttttgctCCTATCTATTTACCGTTTTGCCCCTCCGTTACTAGTGTAAATAGAGGgtcaatttatatatttcttcaacttaaattttttggttTGTTGTCTTTTGCTCTATTTTCTTTGCTTGAGCACCAAAAGTATTGCTATTTCTTTTGAATCGATTGTATATCATTTAAATcgattttttgtttctttaaattgattttttttttgttgattgaaccgattctttttactttttgaatCGATTCATTGGTGTTTAAACTCGATTCAAATgccaacaaaataaataaatacaatggATTTCTATGAATGGTAGCAACAAGCTGtaagtatattttaaccttGAACACAAGGGTATTAGTAGGTATATTAGACAAAGTAAATGAGCTAAAttctttgaaaaaaatatagatactaaattctaaatttatgaaaagtacatagacttatgacatttaacctttatactacaaaatatttattattaatatatttataattgtaataaatatttattattaaaatattaatattgaatatttttcagtaatatatgaagaatataatttaaaatttattattgaaatatttaataatttattaaaataataaaacatcatatGATTAGatatagataattaaatatgtatgtttactaataaaagttataatattttatattaatattttaaaaataaaatttattattaatataatagtattaagcttgatttaagttaattttatacaaaataaaatcaccCATAAAAGAGTTGTGTTTCCATTGTTTTACTATTgttttttgttgtgttttgttgttgttttgtcaTTTCATTGTtgtattgttactattttgttgttgttattgttgtttagatattgtataattctgttttattgttaattttactattattttagaggcatttgttaAAGTTATacctattttagtgttatttaagtataatttttaaatttattttcaatttgttgagaaacatttatcttaatatttttagtgtatttgatgtattatattttaaaacttgttttaatatgaaaaacttatatataaataaatttaatatggatGGGTTGGGCTcgaattttagtatttttatcaaatgggcctgaaattttgttatGATCCAGCctgacccatgatcacctctaccaAGTTTCCACCTCCTTAAAAAATGATTTGGTTTTTACACAATTGCCCTTATTTTTCCTCAATTTacaagtttttgaaaaaatcaGTCCATACCCGCTGGATGTCTTACCTTCAGTATGTCGTCATTGGAGAGATCTATTAAGAAGCCCTCTTGCACACTCGACGTTTCGAGTAGATGGTAAACTattctccctttttttaaaaggtttagtCGTAAAATATTTAGTCTCTTATTTACATTTGATTTGTTTTGACAGGTGTTTACATGTGCAAGAAGGTAAGTGCTAACCCGTATGATCAGGTAAGCTatcttcaaatataaataatcaaaaatattttgtacttgtttttttatttttatcaatattttataggCAGTGAAATCTTTTCTCATCCTATGACTTTCTCCCTTTGGCAGAGTATTTTATAAGGTAGGTTCTCTCTTACAGAATAGATTTTTTGTTGTTGATGATATACGTTACtgttatcttcttttttttcgttATTATCACACTAAAATCAATAATTGGTGGAATGGGCCCTGCcctagatatttataaaggaaCATATATGGTGTCCAAAAATAATATGGTTTGTTCTTTCTTCAAACTAgttctgtgtttttttttaaactatttaaaataatatgtttttatgatTGGCAAATTAACATTGAAATCTAACACGGTagttttgatgatattttaaagaTCGACTTTATGGAGGTTTTTTGTTGGCTTTGTTTTGGTGTCAGTTTTTGGAATATTGTCTTGTCAGcctgattaatttatttttctatatgcAGATCTGAATTTGAAGGCTGAACTTCTTCGAAAATATCACACATGCTGCTAAATGATGCGAGAAGAGAGCTGAATTTGTTTAGTATTAGTGAGTGCAGGGAACGATactcaaactttaaattttacttaaaagttatgcaacaacattttatttttattttttttcaaaattttcattttaaatcatgCCACATAAGGGAAGAGAGTCCTCTATTTATAGACAAAGCCTTAAAACATCAACGgttaagattaatttatttttctatatgcAGATCTGAATTTGAAGGCTGAACTTCTTCGAAAATATCACACATGCTGCTAAATGATGCGAGAAGAGAGCTGAATTTGTTTAGTATTAGTGAGTGCAGGGAACGATactcaaactttaaattttacttaaaagttatgcaacaacattttatttttatttttttttcaaaattttcattttaaatcatgCCACATAAGGGAAGAGAGTCCTCTATTTATAGACAAAGCCTTAAAACATCAACGGTTAAGATTAAGTTACATGGTCCACTAAGGATGGTGGAGATCTAATCTCAACTAACTCCCAGCCACTCATAATAAATGTTATACAAGAAGTGTGATCAAGTGTGGACAAGCCTATGTACATCCATCTAGAATCTTCCAATCCAAAGGTTTTGTAACACCCAAACCTGACTCGATCAATGGATCCGGGTATGGTATGTCACAACttaaagatatgtgaatttaataaagaactcttaaaatttttagaagcAATGAGGTCTTGGCGTATACCTCGAATTTGGTATAAACTctagtaaattattaaaattttattaaaaaaaatattgttgatTCAACCAATTCGATtcaaacattatttattttaatgtgatagtgaatattgattttgatttaacccAAAAAGAAATATGATGAATTTCGAATAGACCtaaggttaatttttaaaaaagtttgagggagCTTCAATTCTTCAATTGTTCGGGTCTAATAGGGTTGAAGTTAATCCTCTACCCCATAATAATTACCAATATAATATTTCTAATATGATTACATCTAGAAAAcaattaatatcattaaaaaattaaaattt
The Gossypium raimondii isolate GPD5lz chromosome 8, ASM2569854v1, whole genome shotgun sequence DNA segment above includes these coding regions:
- the LOC105793754 gene encoding PRA1 family protein F2, yielding MTTYGTIPTELPQQSLSLIVQAREFLGSSLGSRRKWEDMINIRALNLPPNVNEAVGRIRTNIVFFKTNYVIVVLFLLLLTLFFHPTSLVIIVVIMIAWFLQYFLRDNPLSIYGFVVDRNMIITVLTLFTIAVFFLTDVMSNIMSGITFGLTVVLAHGFFRTTDDLFVGDEKDINNASQC
- the LOC105792933 gene encoding cytidine deaminase 1, with amino-acid sequence MDRPRFVIDAVEAEQMAKQSGKTVLQLLPSLVKSAQSVARPPISKYHVGAVGIGSSGRIFFGANLEFPGLPLNHSVHAEQFLITNLSLNAELRLKYIAVSAAPCGHCRQFFQELRGAPDVKMLITSSDDEKENKISNTCNDKDQEFTPLSHFLPHRFGPDDLLGKDAPLLLEPRRNGLSFTSDGCENDELKHAALDAANMSYAPYSGCPSGVALIDVEGKIYKGSYMESAAYNPSLPPVQAAIVAYVASGGGGGYERIVRAVLVEKSDAVIKQEHTARLLLQCISPKCEVKVFSV